One region of Carya illinoinensis cultivar Pawnee chromosome 8, C.illinoinensisPawnee_v1, whole genome shotgun sequence genomic DNA includes:
- the LOC122318092 gene encoding tyrosine-protein phosphatase DSP5-like isoform X1 gives MGLILEGEENDQVLLPPSNFSMVEDGIFRSGFPQPSNFPFLDSLNLRSIIYLCPEPYPEENLEFLSSRNIRLFQFGIEGKTEPSVSNLKDTIMEALKVLIDVRNHPVLIHCKRGKHRTGCLVGCLRKFQNWCLSSVFEEYQRFAGAKSREIDLTFLETFDAECLRQCLYSIIYQYQGYGSNKRRLLYREENLQKPQITSV, from the exons ATGGGACTGATattggaaggggaagaaaacgaCCAAGTCTTGCTTCCTCCCTCCAATTTCTCAATGGTCGAGGACGGCATTTTCAGATCCGGCTTCCCTCAACCCTCCAATTTCCCATTCCTCGACTCCCTAAATCTCCGATCCATCAT ATATTTGTGTCCCGAACCATACCCGGAGGAGAACTTGGAGTTTCTTAGCTCTCGGAATATTCGGCTCTTTCAGTTTGGAATCGAAGGGAAGACG GAGCCTTCTGTATCTAATCTCAAGGATACGATCATGGAGGCTCTGAAAGTCTTAATTG ATGTTAGAAATCATCCAGTTTTGATCCATTGTAAGCGTGGGAAG CATCGGACAGGTTGTCTGGTTGGTTGCCTGAGAAAATTTCAGAATTGGTGTTTGTCTTCTGTGTTTGAGGAGTACCAACGATTTGCTGGTGCAAAATCTAGGGAAATAGATTTGACATTCTTAGAGACGTTTGACGCGGAGTGCCTGAGACAGTGTCTTTACAGCATTATATACCAATATCAAGGATATGGCTCGAACAAGAGGCGTTTGCTGTACCGAGAAGAGAATTTACAAAAGCCCCAAATCACGTCAGTTTAG
- the LOC122318092 gene encoding tyrosine-protein phosphatase DSP3-like isoform X3: MGLILEGEENDQVLLPPSNFSMVEDGIFRSGFPQPSNFPFLDSLNLRSIIYLCPEPYPEENLEFLSSRNIRLFQFGIEGKTMLEIIQF, translated from the exons ATGGGACTGATattggaaggggaagaaaacgaCCAAGTCTTGCTTCCTCCCTCCAATTTCTCAATGGTCGAGGACGGCATTTTCAGATCCGGCTTCCCTCAACCCTCCAATTTCCCATTCCTCGACTCCCTAAATCTCCGATCCATCAT ATATTTGTGTCCCGAACCATACCCGGAGGAGAACTTGGAGTTTCTTAGCTCTCGGAATATTCGGCTCTTTCAGTTTGGAATCGAAGGGAAGACG ATGTTAGAAATCATCCAGTTTTGA
- the LOC122318092 gene encoding tyrosine-protein phosphatase DSP5-like isoform X2 yields MGLILEGEENDQVLLPPSNFSMVEDGIFRSGFPQPSNFPFLDSLNLRSIIYLCPEPYPEENLEFLSSRNIRLFQFGIEGKTHRTGCLVGCLRKFQNWCLSSVFEEYQRFAGAKSREIDLTFLETFDAECLRQCLYSIIYQYQGYGSNKRRLLYREENLQKPQITSV; encoded by the exons ATGGGACTGATattggaaggggaagaaaacgaCCAAGTCTTGCTTCCTCCCTCCAATTTCTCAATGGTCGAGGACGGCATTTTCAGATCCGGCTTCCCTCAACCCTCCAATTTCCCATTCCTCGACTCCCTAAATCTCCGATCCATCAT ATATTTGTGTCCCGAACCATACCCGGAGGAGAACTTGGAGTTTCTTAGCTCTCGGAATATTCGGCTCTTTCAGTTTGGAATCGAAGGGAAGACG CATCGGACAGGTTGTCTGGTTGGTTGCCTGAGAAAATTTCAGAATTGGTGTTTGTCTTCTGTGTTTGAGGAGTACCAACGATTTGCTGGTGCAAAATCTAGGGAAATAGATTTGACATTCTTAGAGACGTTTGACGCGGAGTGCCTGAGACAGTGTCTTTACAGCATTATATACCAATATCAAGGATATGGCTCGAACAAGAGGCGTTTGCTGTACCGAGAAGAGAATTTACAAAAGCCCCAAATCACGTCAGTTTAG